The genomic interval GCACTATCGACATCTCGTTGACGATGGTTTCAGGCTCAACGAAACCCTCAACCACTGCGCGCGACTCGCTCCACTGTTTAAGGTAGAGCAAATCTTTTTCGCGAACAGTATCGCCCGGTCCTCGAGGCGGTTTGATGTTAGATCTGGGGGTCTTTCGTCCGAAAAAATTGAACACAGAAGTTAATTGTAGGGGCAAAATCTACAGAGAATTCCCCCTTAACATCACATCTGTTTGGGTTAGGCGGTACGCTCGTTAGGTATTAGCTTTTTGATCTACACGACTTTCGAGGAGTCTAAACATTATGGCGCACTCCGTTGAAATGCCTGAGCTGGGCGAATCCGTCACTGAGGGAACAATTACTCAGTGGCTCAAGTCTGTCGGCGACACCGTCGACGTTGACGAGCCGTTGCTCGAGGTTTCCACTGACAAGGTTGACACCGAGGTTCCTTCCCCAGTTGCGGGCGTTCTGTTGGAGGTTCGCTTCGACGAAGACGACACCGTTGATGTCGGCGAGGTTATCGCCATCATCGGTGAGGAAGGCGAGGCTCCTGCAGCAAGTGATTCCGCTGAGAAGAAGGAAGAGCCGAAGGCAGAGGCACAAGCCGAAGAAGAAACCACAACTGAATCCAAGGAAGCTCCCAAGGGCTCCGGCTCCTCCACCGACGTGGTCATGCCAGAACTCGGCGAATCCGTCACTGAGGGAACAATCACCCAGTGGCTCAAGTCTGTCGGCGACACCGTCGACGTTGACGAGCCGTTGCTCGAGGTTTCCACTGACAAGGTTGACACCGAGGTTCCTTCCCCAGTTGCGGGCGTTCTGTTGGAGGTTCGCTTCGACGAAGACGACACCGTTGATGTCGGCGAGGTTATCGCCATCATCGGTGAGGAAGGCGAGGCTCCTGCAGCAAGTGATTCCGCTGAGAAGAAGGAAGAGCCGAAGGCAGAGGCACAAGCCGAAGAAGAAACCACAACTGAATCCAAGGAAGCTCCCAAGGGCTCCGGCTCCTCCACCGACGTGGTCATGCCAGAACTCGGCGAATCCGTCACTGAGGGAACAATCACCCAGTGGCTCAAGTCTGTCGGCGACACCGTCGACGTTGACGAGCCATTGCTCGAGGTTTCCACCGACAAGGTTGACACCGAGGTCCCTTCCCCAGTGGCAGGCACCATCCTAGAAATCCTCTTCAACGAAGACGACACCGTTGATGTCGGCGAAGTTATCGTCCGCATCGGCGAACCAGGCTCCGAACCAGAAGCCAAGGCAGAACCTGCCAAGGAAGAGCCAAAGGAAGAAGCACCCAAGGCAGAAGAACCTGCCAAGGAAGCTCCCAAGGCTGAGGAAGCACCTGCTAAGGAAGCTGCAAAGCCAGTTAATAACCAGAATGTTCCTTACGTGACCCCATTGGTTCGTAAGCTTGCCAACAAGCATGGCGTTGATCTCAATAAGATCGAAGGAACTGGTGTTGGCGGTCGCATCCGTAAGCAGGACGTCCTTGCCGCAGCCGGCCAAGGATCTGAGCCAGTTGCAGCAGCAGCTCCTGCTGCCGCGGCTAAGGATCCTCGCGCTAACTGGTCAACCAAGAGCGTTGACCCTGCAAAGGCGGAGCTCATCGGCACCACCAAGAAGGTCAACCGCATCCGTGAGATTACGGCCAAGAAGATGGTTGAGGCACTGCAGATTTCTGCACAGCTCACGCACCTTCAAGAGGTCGATATGACCAACGTTGCAACGCTGCGCAAGGAAAATAAGCCGGCATTCATCGAAAAGTATGGCGCTAACCTGACCTATCTGCCGTTCTTTGTTAAGGCCGTGGTCGAGGCTCTGGTCCTACACCCGAACGTAAACGCGTCTTACAACGCTGCAACCAAGGAAATCACCTACCACTCTGACGTCAATGTGGCGATCGCAGTGGACACAGAGCGTGGCCTGCTTACTCCTGTGATTCACAAGGCTCAGGAGCTTACGCTGCCAGAAATCGCCCAGGCTATTGCTGATCTGGCTGATCGTGCTCGTAACAACAAGCTGAAGCCAAATGATCTCTCCGGCGCAACCTTCACCGTAACCAACATTGGCTCCGAAGGTGCTCTGGCAGATACACCAATCTTGGTTCCGCCACAGGTCGGTATCTTGGGTACTGCTGCAATCCAGAAGCGCCCCGTAGTGATCACTGAAAACGGTTCGGACGCCATCGCGATTCGCCAGATGTGCTACATCCCGTTCTCCTATGACCACCAGATCGTAGACGGTGCTGACGCAGGTCGCTTCACCGCAACGATTAAGGATCGTTTGGAAAAGGCTAAGTTCCAGGACGACCTCAACCTCTAGGATAAATCTCTAGAGCACCAGCTGTTCTGCTGGTATTCAGGCTGCAGCCCGACTCTCTTCTTCTAAGGAGTCGGGCTGCAGCCTTTTCTCAATCTCCTGCGAACAAAATGTCGTTTTTGAGAACGCTAGAAATGGCAACCTGCAGTTTTTCTGGACATCTAAGGCCTAGCGTTCTCAAAAACGACATCCAGAGCGAACTAGTAGCGAGATCCCTGGTTAATGCCTTCGGCTGCGCCCCCACCTCACGGCTATCCTCGATTAATTTCACAGAAATTTTATGCATTCTCTTTCTCAATGCGTATCCAAAGCCACTATTTCATCCATATAATGGCGAACATCACTAGCCATCCTTCACCCAAGGAGAAGTTGAAGACTATGACGATATCCTCGCCCTCTGCAAGCTACGTGAGCCGACACATCGGCCCCAACGAAACTGAGAGGGCGGCGATGCTCAAACGCGTCGGATACGCCTCCCTCGAGGAGCTGTTAGACGCGGCAGTTCCCTCCGGGATTAGGTCCCACGATCTTCCTGAACCCACGCACCCGCTGTCGGAGGAAGAAGCCCTGGTCAAGCTGCGCAAGTACGCAGATCAGAATGTGGTTCTCAAATCATTCTTCGGCCAGGGTTTTTATGACACTCTCACGCCCTCAGTGATTCGGCGAAATGTTGTAGAAAACCCCGCCTGGTATACCGCGTATACCCCTTATCAGCCCGAGATTTCACAGGGACGTCTAGAGGCGCTGCTTAACTTCCAGACTTTGGTCAGCGAGCTCACAGGACTCCCAGTGGCCAACGCCTCGCTGCTCGATGAGGCCACGGCAGTGGCTGAGGCCGTCGGATTAATGGCGCGCACCAATAAGAAGGGGCACCGAGTGCTTCTCGACGCCCGCCTGCATCCCCAGGTCCTCTCTGTTGCAGCCGAGCGCGCACGTGCCATCGACGTGGAGGTTGAAATCGCCGATGTCACATCGGGGCTCGTCGGAGACAGCTTGGTGGGCGTAGTCATCGCATACCCGGGTACGGAAGGCGATATCGCCGATATTCGCCCTATCATCGCTGATATTCATGCACGTGGTGGACTTGCCGCTGTGTCCACAGATCTCCTCGCGCTCACTCTCCTGGAGTCCCCCGGCGCGATGGATGCAGATATCGCTGTGGGGTCTTCCCAGCGCTTTGGTGTTCCGTTGTTCTTTGGTGGCCCTCATGCCGCTTTTATGGCAGTATCTGACAAGTTCAAGCGGCAGCTGCCGGGCCGAATTGTCGGTGTCTCTGTAGACGCTGAGGGGCATCCGGCTTATAGGTTGGCCTTGCAGACCAGGGAGCAGCATATCCGTCGGGAGCGCGCCACCAGTAACATTTGTACTGCTCAGGCTCTGCTAGCAGTGTGTGCCTCAATGTACGCAGTCTGGCACGGCCCTGAGGGGCTCAAGGCCATCGCTCGCCGCGTCCATGGACATGCCTCCACATTTGCTGCGGCGTTAGACAACGAGTCTGCATTGGAGGTCGTGCATAAAGACTTCTTTGATACTGTCACCGTTCGTGTTCCGGGGCGGGCTCAAGAGATCACCGATGCGCTGGCGGAATCTGGCTACTTGGTGCGTCCTATCGGAACCGATCTGGTGAGCGTTGCTTTTGGTGAGTCGGCGACGGCGGAGGACGTCGAGAAGCTCGCCGCTGCTTTTGGTGCGAGCGCAGCGGAGGAGGCCTATAGCGACTTCCCAGAATGGGCAGTACGCAGCGACGAGCCTATTACTCACCCGATCTTTAGTTCTGTGCATTCGGAGACGCAGATGCTGCGTTATCTTCGCGCTTTGTCGGACAAGGATCTTGCCCTCGATCGTTCGATGATTCCGCTGGGCTCCTGCACGATGAAGCTCAACCCGACCACGGGCATGGAGCCCATCACGTGGCCGGAGTTTGCAAACATTCATCCCTTTGCCCCAGAGTCTCAGACCCGAGGCTGGCGAGCCTTGATTGATGAGCTTGAGGGATGGCTTGCAGATATCACCGGCTACGCCCGTGTGTCGGTTCAGCCCAATGCCGGATCCCAGGGGGAGCTGGCTGGTTTGTTGGCAATTCGTCGCTACCACCAATCTCGTGGCGATAATCAACGCGATATCATTCTGATTCCGCAGTCGGCTCATGGGACAAACGCGGCGTCGGCGACTCTGGCTAATCTTCGGGTGGCTGTTGTTGCTACGGCCACGGATGGTTCCATTGATGTTGATGACCTTGATGCAAAGCTCGCCAAGCATGAGGGGCACGTGGCCGGCATCATGATCACCTACCCGTCCACGCATGGTGTTTTTGAAGACACCGTGACTGCCGTGTGCGAGAAGGTTCACGCAGCAGGTGGACAGGTCTACATCGATGGAGCAAATCTCAATGCGCTAGCAGGTGTAGCTCAGCCCGGAAAGTTCGGTGGCGACGTTAGCCACCTCAACTTGCACAAAACCTTCACCATTCCCCACGGGGGCGGCGGCCCGGGTGTCGGACCCGTTGCCGTAGCAGAGCACCTCGTGCCTTT from Corynebacterium ulcerans carries:
- the sucB gene encoding 2-oxoglutarate dehydrogenase, E2 component, dihydrolipoamide succinyltransferase, which translates into the protein MAHSVEMPELGESVTEGTITQWLKSVGDTVDVDEPLLEVSTDKVDTEVPSPVAGVLLEVRFDEDDTVDVGEVIAIIGEEGEAPAASDSAEKKEEPKAEAQAEEETTTESKEAPKGSGSSTDVVMPELGESVTEGTITQWLKSVGDTVDVDEPLLEVSTDKVDTEVPSPVAGVLLEVRFDEDDTVDVGEVIAIIGEEGEAPAASDSAEKKEEPKAEAQAEEETTTESKEAPKGSGSSTDVVMPELGESVTEGTITQWLKSVGDTVDVDEPLLEVSTDKVDTEVPSPVAGTILEILFNEDDTVDVGEVIVRIGEPGSEPEAKAEPAKEEPKEEAPKAEEPAKEAPKAEEAPAKEAAKPVNNQNVPYVTPLVRKLANKHGVDLNKIEGTGVGGRIRKQDVLAAAGQGSEPVAAAAPAAAAKDPRANWSTKSVDPAKAELIGTTKKVNRIREITAKKMVEALQISAQLTHLQEVDMTNVATLRKENKPAFIEKYGANLTYLPFFVKAVVEALVLHPNVNASYNAATKEITYHSDVNVAIAVDTERGLLTPVIHKAQELTLPEIAQAIADLADRARNNKLKPNDLSGATFTVTNIGSEGALADTPILVPPQVGILGTAAIQKRPVVITENGSDAIAIRQMCYIPFSYDHQIVDGADAGRFTATIKDRLEKAKFQDDLNL
- the gcvP gene encoding aminomethyl-transferring glycine dehydrogenase, with amino-acid sequence MTISSPSASYVSRHIGPNETERAAMLKRVGYASLEELLDAAVPSGIRSHDLPEPTHPLSEEEALVKLRKYADQNVVLKSFFGQGFYDTLTPSVIRRNVVENPAWYTAYTPYQPEISQGRLEALLNFQTLVSELTGLPVANASLLDEATAVAEAVGLMARTNKKGHRVLLDARLHPQVLSVAAERARAIDVEVEIADVTSGLVGDSLVGVVIAYPGTEGDIADIRPIIADIHARGGLAAVSTDLLALTLLESPGAMDADIAVGSSQRFGVPLFFGGPHAAFMAVSDKFKRQLPGRIVGVSVDAEGHPAYRLALQTREQHIRRERATSNICTAQALLAVCASMYAVWHGPEGLKAIARRVHGHASTFAAALDNESALEVVHKDFFDTVTVRVPGRAQEITDALAESGYLVRPIGTDLVSVAFGESATAEDVEKLAAAFGASAAEEAYSDFPEWAVRSDEPITHPIFSSVHSETQMLRYLRALSDKDLALDRSMIPLGSCTMKLNPTTGMEPITWPEFANIHPFAPESQTRGWRALIDELEGWLADITGYARVSVQPNAGSQGELAGLLAIRRYHQSRGDNQRDIILIPQSAHGTNAASATLANLRVAVVATATDGSIDVDDLDAKLAKHEGHVAGIMITYPSTHGVFEDTVTAVCEKVHAAGGQVYIDGANLNALAGVAQPGKFGGDVSHLNLHKTFTIPHGGGGPGVGPVAVAEHLVPFLPTDPLASDAAIPCPTGTGVPMVSAQYGSAGVLPISWSYIAMMGGAGLREATASAILGANYLARSLKDAFPVLYTGDNDLVAHECILDLRPITDQTGVTAADVAKRLMDYGFHAPTLSFPVAGTLMVEPTESEDKGELDRFIEALLAIRAEIQQIADGAIEYEESVLHHAPFTSYSIARDNWDYLFSRTQAAYPVASLRASKYFPSVRRLDEAYGDRNFACSCPPPEAFNFED